The following proteins come from a genomic window of Corallococcus sp. NCRR:
- a CDS encoding glycosyltransferase has translation MPDRFSVVVLSAKTPDHSHIEKYQGARLLRVPVGSGDLASRIQSFERAVRRQLESEDYALAHFTDPFGGYALCELKADYGYRLIYEAQTFPSQELRYTHPQTDGDRRFLSKIRRQELFCLMNADLVVTGSQTTRAFIQGLGAAEDQLRTIRAPVDLKPYDPEVLGAPDGSPLRMMYLGSHVGWQGLPTLLRATALAAQQVDVRLTLVGAHHPDWKPHLEDLVNDLGIKEKVDFQPPVAHDDLVKVLALADVGVLPLDDSERNRLQGGPLAKVSEYLAAGRPVIAADLPVTRELLPKDAALFFPPGDARALSERILDLARDVPRRVALGKAGRAFAEKVLDAGLIRGQLLDLYDSLLEKRGHVPVEAASEPPDVTMTGTPTNRLASLGMPEASQPAAPKPPAKPAAQATSDEAAPPPAKDGAEDAPVVMGMALDDGMDTRLVKTEPDMRPDEVPMVMGLPLRESAKAPPASESRDATPPPPEPPAAPQTTAATAKDEEPEPLGGRGSEPAPPTEMVTSPLVKALGLKDAGGDDAGDAEARASEDASAGATAVVRRPVEVAEDDTSAPAPTPIVRRPAAEDEAPAPTPIVRRPASEDEERAPTPVVRKPASEDEAPAPTPVVRRPLPEDEPPAATPIVRRPTSPSEDEERAPTPVVRRAGVMRDEEEAPAPTPIVPMRSLLTGARSTNAGRAQRPQDSAPSEPPRLFPTPPPMADADKPPIRGGLAADPGRPASRPPVLTESDKPPIRGGSISDADRPPQLPPRAVAPPPVPRQGPPPRLSPTPPVLKPSTATASDDEPEEIAADEAQSLDDDAGHTPANASAALDEAEEIGADEVHDADSLDVEAADTEDPGPPPAPPDSTLNPWFAQLAHGYCPPEGARFARPTPPTNFPGRDPEAGVSPGSVPPVGQGAVRGKNS, from the coding sequence TTGCCTGATCGCTTCTCCGTGGTGGTGCTGTCGGCGAAGACGCCCGACCACTCCCATATCGAGAAGTACCAGGGCGCCCGGCTGCTCCGCGTCCCGGTAGGCTCCGGGGACCTGGCGTCGCGCATCCAGTCCTTTGAACGGGCCGTGCGCCGCCAGCTCGAAAGCGAGGACTACGCCCTCGCCCACTTCACGGACCCCTTCGGGGGGTACGCGCTGTGCGAGCTGAAGGCGGACTATGGCTACCGCCTCATCTATGAGGCGCAGACGTTCCCGTCCCAGGAGCTGCGCTACACCCATCCTCAGACGGACGGGGACCGCCGCTTCCTGTCGAAGATCCGCCGCCAGGAGCTGTTCTGCCTGATGAACGCGGACCTCGTCGTCACCGGCTCGCAGACGACGCGCGCGTTCATCCAGGGGCTGGGCGCGGCGGAGGACCAGCTGCGGACGATTCGCGCGCCCGTGGACCTGAAGCCGTACGACCCGGAGGTGCTCGGCGCCCCGGACGGTTCGCCCCTGCGCATGATGTACCTGGGCAGCCACGTGGGCTGGCAGGGCCTGCCCACCCTCCTGCGCGCCACGGCGCTCGCGGCCCAGCAGGTGGACGTGCGCCTGACGCTGGTGGGCGCGCACCATCCGGACTGGAAGCCCCACCTGGAGGACCTGGTCAACGACCTGGGCATCAAGGAGAAGGTCGACTTCCAGCCGCCCGTCGCGCACGACGACCTGGTCAAGGTGCTGGCGCTGGCGGACGTGGGCGTGCTGCCGCTGGACGACTCGGAGCGCAACCGGCTCCAGGGTGGACCGCTGGCCAAGGTCTCCGAGTACCTGGCCGCCGGCCGGCCGGTCATCGCCGCGGACCTGCCCGTCACCCGCGAGCTGCTTCCGAAGGACGCGGCCCTCTTCTTCCCTCCGGGCGACGCACGCGCGCTCTCCGAGCGCATCCTGGACCTGGCGCGCGACGTGCCCCGCCGCGTGGCGCTGGGCAAGGCCGGGCGCGCGTTCGCGGAGAAGGTGCTGGACGCGGGCCTCATCCGGGGCCAGCTGCTGGACCTCTACGACTCGCTGCTGGAGAAGCGCGGCCACGTCCCGGTCGAGGCCGCCAGCGAACCGCCCGACGTCACGATGACGGGCACGCCCACGAACCGGCTCGCGAGCCTGGGCATGCCGGAGGCGTCCCAGCCCGCGGCGCCCAAGCCGCCCGCGAAGCCCGCGGCCCAGGCCACGTCCGACGAAGCCGCCCCGCCCCCCGCGAAGGATGGCGCGGAGGACGCGCCCGTGGTGATGGGCATGGCCCTGGACGACGGGATGGATACCCGGCTCGTCAAGACCGAGCCGGACATGCGGCCGGACGAAGTGCCCATGGTCATGGGCCTGCCGCTGCGCGAGTCCGCCAAGGCCCCTCCGGCCTCCGAGAGCAGGGACGCCACGCCGCCTCCTCCGGAGCCCCCGGCCGCGCCCCAGACGACCGCCGCCACCGCGAAGGACGAGGAGCCGGAACCGCTGGGAGGCCGTGGCTCGGAGCCGGCGCCGCCCACGGAGATGGTGACGAGCCCCCTGGTGAAGGCCCTCGGCTTGAAGGATGCCGGTGGGGACGACGCCGGGGATGCGGAGGCCCGCGCCTCCGAGGATGCCTCCGCTGGAGCGACGGCGGTGGTGCGCCGGCCGGTGGAGGTCGCCGAGGACGACACGAGCGCGCCAGCCCCCACGCCCATCGTGCGCCGGCCAGCCGCCGAGGACGAGGCCCCCGCGCCCACGCCCATCGTGCGCAGGCCAGCCTCCGAGGACGAAGAACGCGCCCCTACGCCCGTCGTGCGCAAGCCAGCCTCCGAGGACGAGGCCCCCGCGCCCACGCCAGTCGTGCGCAGGCCCTTGCCGGAAGACGAGCCTCCCGCGGCCACGCCCATCGTGCGGCGCCCCACCTCCCCCTCCGAGGATGAGGAGCGGGCCCCCACGCCCGTCGTGCGCCGGGCCGGCGTCATGCGCGATGAGGAGGAGGCCCCCGCGCCCACGCCCATCGTGCCCATGCGCTCGTTGCTGACCGGCGCGCGAAGCACGAACGCCGGCCGTGCGCAGCGGCCGCAGGACTCCGCTCCCTCTGAACCCCCGCGTCTCTTCCCCACTCCCCCTCCCATGGCCGACGCGGACAAACCGCCCATCCGTGGCGGCCTCGCCGCGGATCCAGGCCGGCCCGCCTCCCGCCCTCCGGTGCTCACGGAGTCCGACAAGCCGCCCATCCGGGGAGGCTCCATCTCCGACGCGGACCGCCCGCCGCAGCTGCCGCCCCGCGCCGTCGCGCCGCCGCCCGTTCCGCGCCAGGGACCGCCGCCCCGGCTGAGCCCCACGCCGCCCGTGCTGAAGCCCTCCACGGCCACGGCCTCGGACGACGAGCCGGAGGAGATCGCCGCCGACGAGGCCCAGTCCCTGGACGACGACGCCGGGCACACGCCCGCCAACGCCAGCGCGGCGCTGGACGAGGCCGAGGAGATCGGCGCGGACGAGGTCCACGACGCGGACTCGCTCGACGTGGAGGCCGCGGACACCGAGGACCCGGGGCCGCCGCCCGCGCCGCCCGACTCCACCCTCAACCCGTGGTTCGCCCAGCTGGCGCACGGGTACTGTCCCCCCGAGGGCGCCCGCTTCGCCCGACCCACCCCGCCCACCAACTTCCCCGGGCGGGATCCGGAAGCAGGCGTGTCCCCCGGGTCGGTCCCCCCTGTCGGCCAGGGAGCGGTTCGCGGCAAGAACTCGTGA
- a CDS encoding response regulator, whose product MERRVLIVESQNDFALSMASVLKSAGYNTAMATTASDAQRELEKRRPDLVVVRAELPDQSGFALCGQIKKGKWGQNLKVLLLSSDSGVEGLNKHRETPAAADGYLVIPFEMGELASMSAGIVPPGSDESDADLDAALSGTPREAPPPMPGVRTGAPPKLPKRERRSAMTDEDKSFMDRAFSSIADRKAELLAESRQLKRPPPRRELMGTPEGKIQILRDELKTREAQLARLSEIWSVRERELLSVEDRLHEKDVELQGLKMQVDDLLRRFNDAQQSIVQKEREHGATVDDLLLQKFSSEKDLIEVVASKEKDINVLRKEVNLRDEELARRGADLESWRNEFDKLEKHLGVVTLEFEVKEQKLQDTVRANEADILQLRERGDQFESELSRTVSERDQRYAELDGELQALQERLTQTEQERDATVRGLEARATTAEEHASRSDAEIERLNAERAALEQRLTQQVADLESDISRVTGERDQLRLDKDALEQDLTQRVEERDGKLSALDRELQETIARNENSEAELNATIQQHRERIGELEGEVEAVKTHLEDRENELTAELQALQQAKDALEQDLTSQLEDLRAAKDALEADLNGQIQALTEQLDAAQRQGEQLSARVASLEDTVSQRDGTIEGLQTDVSDRDARIAELTGNLEATSQQLSETQSTLSSTEATLAETRGELEATSQQLSETQGTLSNTEATLSETRGELEATSQQLSETQTRLAQTEETLSTTRGELEATSQTLATTESTLAQTQETLARTEATLSETQATLSSTEGTLAETRGELEATSQTLADTQSKLAQTEETLSTTRGELEATSQTLADTQATLSSTEGTLAETRGELEATSQTLTDTQAKLAQTEGTLASTQGELEATSQTLATTESTLAQTQDTLARTEGTLADTQATLSSTEGTLAETRGELEATSQTLTQTQETLESTRADLAKVTQHRDELDAELNETRDILQETNGLLARTTEERDARIAELAALNAAKDALEQDLTGQIGQLRADLSETQGLYNAERTAHAALAEETTARIHALTGERDNLTAELNATSQQLADTQGQLASTQDALAREEQAHAQSRQAAASAQEELTRQLTEAQANGEDLAEQLIVTKHELGTRVSEVTQLSSTLAQTENARHHLEDRLQTLTHESQRREELLQNEVDTKGKELSDTLRKLTHVTQEKMRQAEVLNREVTTRTEQVKQLEGQLEHQASEAKKQADALHQQIANVSGELDGARKAIADRDGQLQQAANQQKKLTSERDGLAGQLQQAQAQAQQQAQQAQAAAAEAKKQSDSLAAKLAQAEQRIAQLSQEAQKFAADTEAKLKDSQAQLQARTKKAQDLELALENAQSTRARAEKELNARVAAAETKANEAAARLATAQKDRKDLEARQAKELEDLNAKQKAELERREAIKAQEVARLQTSVQEKSKALKVAELELARYKTKAPAAAAPAAKAKATEEEHLAATVQANPVIPAAAKPPAKAAAKPAAKKAAAAPTPVPLDEEAPERTMVMQLPTAPEAGEDDWTALVDELDK is encoded by the coding sequence ATGGAGCGTCGCGTCCTCATCGTCGAAAGCCAGAACGACTTCGCACTCAGCATGGCCTCCGTGCTCAAGAGCGCGGGCTACAACACGGCCATGGCCACCACTGCGTCAGACGCGCAGCGGGAGCTGGAGAAGCGCCGACCCGACCTCGTCGTCGTGCGCGCGGAGCTGCCGGACCAGTCCGGCTTCGCCCTCTGTGGGCAGATCAAGAAGGGCAAGTGGGGCCAGAACCTCAAGGTCCTCCTGCTCTCCTCCGACTCCGGCGTGGAGGGTCTGAACAAACACCGTGAGACGCCGGCCGCCGCGGACGGCTACCTCGTCATCCCGTTCGAGATGGGCGAGCTGGCCTCCATGAGCGCCGGCATCGTGCCGCCCGGCTCCGACGAGTCCGACGCGGACCTGGACGCCGCGCTCTCCGGCACCCCGCGCGAAGCCCCGCCCCCCATGCCCGGCGTGCGCACGGGCGCTCCGCCGAAGCTGCCCAAGCGCGAGCGCCGCAGCGCGATGACGGACGAGGACAAGTCCTTCATGGACCGGGCCTTCTCCTCCATCGCGGACCGCAAGGCGGAGCTGCTCGCGGAGTCGCGTCAGCTCAAGCGCCCGCCCCCGCGCCGCGAGCTGATGGGCACGCCCGAGGGTAAGATCCAGATCCTCCGGGACGAATTGAAGACGCGCGAAGCCCAGCTCGCGCGCCTGTCGGAAATCTGGAGCGTCCGCGAGCGCGAGCTGCTCTCCGTCGAGGACCGCCTCCACGAGAAGGACGTGGAACTGCAGGGCCTGAAGATGCAGGTGGACGACCTGCTGCGGCGCTTCAACGACGCGCAGCAGTCCATCGTCCAGAAGGAGCGCGAGCACGGCGCCACCGTCGACGACCTGCTGCTCCAGAAGTTCTCCTCGGAGAAGGACCTCATCGAGGTCGTCGCCTCCAAGGAGAAGGACATCAACGTCCTGCGCAAGGAGGTCAACCTCCGCGACGAGGAGCTGGCCCGGCGCGGCGCGGACCTGGAGTCCTGGCGCAACGAGTTCGACAAGCTGGAGAAGCACCTCGGCGTCGTCACGCTGGAGTTCGAGGTCAAGGAGCAGAAGCTCCAGGACACCGTCCGCGCCAACGAGGCGGACATCCTCCAGCTGCGTGAGCGCGGCGATCAGTTCGAGTCCGAGCTGTCCCGCACCGTCAGCGAGCGCGACCAGCGCTACGCCGAGCTGGACGGTGAGCTTCAGGCCCTCCAGGAGCGGCTGACCCAGACGGAGCAGGAGCGCGACGCCACCGTGCGCGGCCTGGAGGCCCGGGCCACCACGGCGGAGGAGCACGCCAGCCGTTCGGACGCGGAGATTGAGCGCCTCAACGCCGAGCGTGCCGCGCTGGAGCAGCGCCTCACGCAGCAGGTGGCGGACCTCGAGTCCGACATCTCGCGCGTCACCGGCGAGCGCGACCAACTCCGGCTGGACAAGGACGCGCTGGAGCAGGACCTCACGCAGCGCGTGGAGGAGCGGGACGGGAAGCTGTCCGCGCTCGACCGCGAGCTGCAGGAGACCATCGCCCGCAACGAGAACAGCGAGGCCGAGCTCAACGCCACCATCCAGCAGCACCGCGAGCGCATCGGTGAGCTGGAGGGCGAGGTCGAGGCCGTCAAGACGCACCTGGAGGACCGCGAGAACGAGCTGACCGCGGAGCTCCAGGCGCTGCAGCAGGCCAAGGACGCGCTGGAGCAGGACCTCACCAGCCAGTTGGAGGACCTGCGCGCGGCGAAGGACGCCCTGGAGGCGGACCTCAACGGCCAGATTCAAGCGCTCACCGAGCAGTTGGACGCGGCCCAGCGCCAGGGCGAACAGCTCTCCGCGCGCGTGGCCTCGCTCGAGGACACCGTCTCCCAGCGCGACGGCACCATCGAGGGCCTGCAGACCGACGTCTCCGACCGCGACGCCCGCATCGCCGAGCTGACCGGCAACCTGGAGGCCACGAGCCAGCAGCTCTCCGAGACGCAGAGCACGCTCTCCAGCACGGAAGCCACCCTCGCGGAGACGCGCGGCGAGTTGGAGGCCACCAGCCAGCAGCTCTCCGAGACGCAGGGCACGCTCTCCAACACGGAGGCCACCCTCTCCGAGACGCGCGGCGAGCTGGAGGCCACGAGCCAGCAGCTCTCCGAGACGCAGACGCGCCTGGCGCAGACGGAGGAGACGCTCTCCACCACGCGCGGTGAGCTCGAAGCCACCAGCCAGACGCTGGCCACCACCGAGTCCACGCTCGCGCAGACGCAGGAAACGCTGGCGCGCACGGAGGCTACGCTCTCCGAGACGCAGGCCACGCTCTCCAGCACCGAAGGCACGCTGGCGGAGACGCGCGGCGAGCTGGAGGCCACCAGCCAGACCCTGGCGGACACCCAGTCCAAGCTCGCGCAGACGGAGGAGACGCTCTCCACCACGCGCGGTGAGCTGGAGGCCACCAGCCAGACCCTGGCGGACACGCAGGCCACCCTCTCCAGCACGGAGGGCACGCTCGCGGAGACGCGCGGGGAGCTGGAGGCCACCAGCCAGACGCTGACGGACACGCAGGCGAAGCTCGCGCAGACGGAAGGGACGCTCGCGTCCACCCAGGGCGAGCTGGAGGCCACCAGCCAGACGCTGGCCACCACCGAGTCCACGCTCGCGCAGACGCAGGACACGCTGGCGCGCACGGAAGGAACGCTCGCCGACACGCAGGCCACCCTCTCCAGCACCGAAGGCACGCTCGCGGAGACGCGCGGCGAGCTGGAGGCCACCAGCCAGACGCTCACGCAGACCCAGGAGACCCTGGAGTCGACGCGCGCGGACCTGGCGAAGGTCACCCAGCACCGCGACGAGCTGGACGCGGAGCTCAACGAGACGCGCGACATCCTCCAGGAGACCAACGGCCTCCTCGCCCGCACCACCGAGGAGCGCGACGCGCGCATCGCGGAGCTGGCGGCGCTCAACGCGGCGAAGGACGCGCTGGAGCAGGACCTCACCGGCCAGATTGGCCAGCTGCGCGCGGACCTGTCGGAGACGCAGGGGCTCTACAACGCGGAGCGCACCGCCCACGCGGCGCTCGCGGAGGAGACCACCGCGCGCATCCACGCCCTCACCGGCGAGCGCGACAACCTCACCGCGGAGCTGAACGCCACCTCGCAGCAGCTGGCCGACACGCAGGGCCAGCTCGCCAGCACCCAGGACGCGCTGGCCCGCGAGGAGCAGGCCCACGCGCAGTCCCGCCAGGCCGCCGCCAGCGCCCAGGAGGAGCTTACGCGCCAGCTCACCGAGGCCCAGGCCAACGGCGAGGACCTGGCCGAACAGCTCATCGTCACCAAGCACGAGCTGGGCACGCGCGTGTCGGAAGTCACGCAGCTGTCCTCCACGCTCGCGCAGACGGAGAACGCGCGGCACCACCTGGAGGACCGCCTCCAGACGCTCACCCACGAGTCGCAGCGCCGTGAGGAGCTCCTCCAGAACGAGGTCGACACCAAGGGCAAGGAGCTGTCGGACACGCTCCGCAAGCTCACGCACGTGACGCAGGAGAAGATGCGTCAGGCGGAGGTGCTCAACCGCGAGGTCACCACCCGCACGGAGCAGGTGAAGCAGCTGGAAGGCCAGCTGGAGCACCAGGCCTCCGAGGCGAAGAAGCAGGCGGACGCGCTCCACCAGCAGATCGCCAACGTCTCCGGCGAGCTGGACGGCGCGCGCAAGGCCATCGCGGACCGCGACGGACAGCTCCAGCAGGCCGCGAACCAGCAGAAGAAGCTCACCAGCGAGCGCGACGGGCTGGCCGGACAGCTCCAGCAGGCCCAGGCCCAGGCGCAACAGCAGGCCCAGCAGGCCCAGGCCGCCGCCGCCGAGGCGAAGAAGCAGTCGGACAGCCTGGCCGCGAAGCTCGCCCAGGCCGAGCAGCGCATCGCCCAGCTCTCCCAGGAGGCCCAGAAGTTCGCCGCCGACACGGAGGCGAAGCTCAAGGACTCCCAGGCCCAGCTGCAGGCTCGCACCAAGAAGGCCCAGGACCTGGAGCTGGCGCTGGAGAACGCCCAGAGCACCCGCGCCCGCGCGGAGAAGGAGCTCAACGCTCGCGTCGCCGCGGCGGAGACCAAGGCCAACGAGGCGGCCGCCAGGCTCGCCACGGCGCAGAAGGACCGCAAGGACCTGGAGGCCCGTCAGGCCAAGGAGCTGGAGGACCTCAACGCCAAGCAGAAGGCGGAGCTCGAGCGCCGCGAGGCCATCAAGGCCCAGGAGGTCGCCCGCCTCCAGACGTCCGTCCAGGAGAAGAGCAAGGCGCTCAAGGTCGCCGAGTTGGAGCTGGCCCGCTACAAGACCAAGGCCCCGGCCGCCGCCGCACCCGCCGCGAAGGCCAAGGCCACCGAGGAGGAGCACCTGGCCGCCACCGTCCAGGCGAACCCGGTCATCCCGGCCGCCGCCAAGCCCCCGGCCAAGGCCGCCGCCAAGCCCGCCGCGAAGAAGGCCGCCGCCGCGCCCACCCCCGTCCCCCTGGACGAGGAGGCCCCGGAGCGCACCATGGTGATGCAGCTGCCCACCGCCCCCGAAGCCGGTGAGGACGACTGGACGGCGCTCGTCGACGAGCTCGACAAGTAG
- a CDS encoding AAA family ATPase, translating into MSPPQLTPEIRSFTSVEDAARRLEAVGYLSSPEIATAVFLADRMGKPILVEGPAGVGKTELAKALAQALDRTFIRLQCYEGLDEAKALYEWEYAKQLLYTQLLKDKIGELTQGTATLSEAADRLASGDAVFFSERFLLPRPILQAQLSDTPALLLVDEIDKADPEFEAFLLEVLSDNAVTVPELGTIRAKHVPRVILTSNNARELSDALKRRCLHLHIDFPDRERELRIVRSRLPEVPQVLAEQVVEAIAAIRALDLKKAPSISETLDWAQSLALLNAEALSSDVVAATLNLVLKYEGDIEKARANLPTIAQA; encoded by the coding sequence GTGAGCCCCCCTCAACTGACTCCGGAGATTCGCTCGTTCACCAGCGTGGAGGACGCGGCGCGTCGCCTGGAGGCGGTGGGCTACCTGTCGTCCCCTGAAATCGCCACGGCGGTGTTCCTGGCGGACCGCATGGGCAAGCCCATCCTGGTGGAGGGCCCGGCCGGCGTGGGCAAGACGGAGCTGGCCAAGGCCCTGGCCCAGGCACTGGACCGGACCTTCATCCGGCTCCAGTGCTACGAGGGCCTGGACGAGGCCAAGGCCCTCTACGAGTGGGAGTACGCCAAGCAGCTGCTCTACACCCAGCTGCTCAAGGACAAGATTGGCGAGCTGACCCAGGGCACGGCCACGCTGTCGGAGGCCGCGGACCGGCTCGCGTCCGGCGACGCGGTGTTCTTCTCCGAGCGCTTCCTCCTCCCCCGCCCCATCCTCCAGGCCCAGCTGTCGGACACGCCGGCCCTGCTGCTGGTGGACGAAATCGACAAGGCGGATCCGGAGTTCGAGGCCTTCCTGCTGGAGGTCCTCTCTGACAACGCTGTCACGGTGCCGGAGCTGGGCACCATCCGCGCGAAGCATGTCCCGCGCGTCATCCTCACCAGCAACAACGCCCGGGAGCTGTCGGACGCGCTCAAGCGCCGCTGCCTGCACCTGCACATCGACTTCCCGGACCGCGAGCGCGAGCTGCGGATCGTCCGCTCGCGCCTGCCGGAGGTCCCCCAGGTGCTGGCCGAGCAGGTGGTGGAGGCCATCGCCGCCATCCGCGCGCTGGATTTGAAGAAGGCCCCGTCCATCAGCGAGACGCTGGACTGGGCGCAGAGCCTGGCGCTGCTCAACGCGGAAGCGCTCAGCTCGGACGTCGTCGCCGCCACGCTCAACCTCGTCCTCAAATACGAGGGCGACATCGAGAAGGCCCGCGCCAACCTGCCGACCATCGCGCAGGCCTGA
- a CDS encoding DUF4912 domain-containing protein, with protein MDERKGVTVSYLRQLARKYLREGAGASRGRELVTSLAERIPALGRLARMAGLATSRRGSGAVGGEERTLDSGPAESQSAKAPTSGSVPLPPPESAAAPQARELSEEPITEPGGGPKTRPARVVTFPARGKARRDPDDEDTLSLSPEAPTPRPSSAPSEDPPAAAPPSPASEPPHAAEPLVEGFFVTKMAGEKEARRHHLLEEHAPRLPPADVSPERDEHLAMLPLDYQDDAMVLLARDPHTLFVFWDFSDASRSRALDGLPVPRAVMKVFDGEGVSREVDFALESRSFYLQGMTPGRTYRVEAHFVGSDGRSRRIGHSSNRATLPPAGPSEDTSIRFLRMPPPPVVDRSREAVPAAATARGPRVEEREYVTWRRVKLPGSAGVADVPEVHRERTEAYVDAPRVPGASDQRYVEEAYLESAPRAPGASDQQYARVGEATLGEGAVLAPSRAPGASDQRYLAVELAPGASDQRYDVASPYLEVPRAPGASEQRYDVASSYLEVPRAPAASDQRYGEALPGGVSEYRYLEVPRAPGASDQRYVAGGQGTQGARHAPGISDQRYLTVPRAAGASDQQYLSVPRAAGASDQQYLTVSRAAGASDQRYLSAERVTGASDQQYLTVPRTAGASDQRYLSAERATGASDQQYLTVPRAAGASDQRYLSVDRATDAPDQQYPTAPRAAGTSDQRHLSLDRASDQPGVSRAAGGSDAWSPETPRSQGDALEARDLSSSRPAAQAPGSVLSAPSTQEMASTDSWRPTEPEPPKDPWALSVARGPSASEQRALDKAREATEAARRAAPASVPAKVEGPAAPSTPPAKTQAVKSPPAEPAKAAPKAPEPQPSGSKSSSKSRPSRRGRK; from the coding sequence ATGGATGAGCGGAAGGGCGTCACCGTGAGCTACCTGCGGCAGCTGGCCCGGAAATACCTCCGGGAAGGAGCTGGCGCGTCCCGCGGGCGGGAGCTGGTCACCTCGCTGGCCGAGCGCATTCCCGCCCTGGGGCGGCTCGCGCGCATGGCCGGGCTGGCGACGTCCCGGCGGGGCTCCGGTGCCGTGGGGGGCGAGGAGCGGACCCTGGATTCCGGCCCGGCGGAGTCCCAGTCCGCCAAGGCTCCGACCTCCGGGTCCGTGCCCCTGCCTCCGCCCGAGAGCGCCGCCGCGCCGCAGGCACGAGAACTTTCCGAGGAGCCCATCACGGAGCCTGGCGGAGGCCCCAAGACGCGGCCCGCGCGCGTGGTGACGTTCCCTGCCCGCGGGAAGGCGCGCCGCGATCCGGACGACGAGGACACGCTGTCCCTGTCGCCGGAAGCGCCCACGCCGCGCCCGTCGAGCGCTCCCAGTGAGGACCCGCCCGCCGCCGCGCCGCCCTCGCCCGCGAGTGAGCCGCCGCATGCCGCCGAGCCCCTGGTGGAGGGGTTCTTCGTGACGAAGATGGCGGGAGAGAAGGAGGCGCGCCGCCATCACCTGTTGGAGGAGCACGCGCCGCGCCTTCCTCCGGCGGACGTGTCGCCCGAGCGCGACGAGCACCTGGCCATGCTGCCCCTGGACTACCAGGACGACGCGATGGTGCTGCTCGCGAGGGATCCGCACACGCTCTTCGTCTTCTGGGACTTCAGTGACGCGAGCCGGAGCCGGGCGCTGGATGGCCTGCCGGTGCCGCGCGCGGTGATGAAGGTGTTCGACGGCGAGGGCGTGTCGCGCGAGGTGGACTTCGCGCTGGAGTCGCGCAGCTTCTATCTGCAGGGCATGACGCCCGGGCGCACGTACCGGGTGGAGGCACACTTCGTCGGTTCGGATGGCCGGTCGCGCCGCATTGGACATTCGTCCAATCGGGCCACGCTGCCGCCCGCGGGGCCATCGGAGGACACGTCCATCCGTTTCCTGCGCATGCCGCCTCCGCCGGTGGTGGACCGGTCGCGCGAAGCCGTTCCCGCCGCGGCGACCGCGCGTGGTCCCCGGGTGGAGGAGCGCGAGTACGTCACCTGGCGCCGGGTGAAGTTGCCCGGGAGCGCCGGGGTGGCGGATGTGCCGGAGGTCCACCGCGAGCGCACCGAGGCGTATGTCGACGCGCCGCGCGTCCCCGGGGCGTCGGATCAGCGCTACGTGGAAGAGGCGTATCTGGAGAGCGCGCCGCGAGCGCCAGGGGCGTCGGATCAGCAGTATGCGCGCGTGGGGGAGGCGACGCTCGGTGAGGGCGCGGTGCTGGCCCCGTCCCGCGCACCCGGGGCGTCGGATCAGCGCTACCTGGCCGTGGAGTTGGCTCCGGGCGCGTCGGACCAGCGCTATGACGTGGCGTCTCCGTATCTGGAGGTGCCGCGCGCACCGGGTGCCTCGGAGCAGCGCTACGACGTGGCGTCTTCGTATCTGGAGGTGCCGCGTGCGCCGGCCGCTTCGGACCAGCGGTACGGGGAGGCGCTGCCAGGTGGCGTTTCGGAGTACCGGTATCTGGAGGTGCCGCGTGCACCGGGCGCTTCGGACCAGCGATACGTCGCGGGAGGGCAGGGGACCCAGGGTGCGCGGCATGCGCCGGGGATTTCGGATCAGCGGTACCTGACCGTGCCTCGCGCGGCGGGTGCGTCGGACCAGCAGTACTTGAGTGTCCCTCGTGCCGCGGGCGCTTCGGACCAGCAGTACCTGACCGTGTCTCGCGCGGCCGGCGCTTCGGACCAGCGGTATCTGTCCGCCGAGCGCGTCACGGGCGCATCGGATCAGCAGTACCTGACCGTGCCGCGTACGGCTGGGGCTTCGGACCAGCGGTACCTGTCCGCGGAGCGTGCCACGGGCGCATCGGACCAGCAGTACCTCACCGTGCCACGGGCGGCGGGCGCTTCGGATCAGCGCTACCTGTCCGTGGATCGCGCCACGGATGCGCCGGATCAGCAATATCCCACGGCGCCCCGAGCGGCAGGGACTTCGGATCAGCGCCACCTGTCCCTGGATCGCGCTTCGGATCAGCCCGGGGTATCGCGTGCGGCCGGGGGCTCGGATGCCTGGTCTCCAGAGACGCCGCGCTCACAGGGCGACGCGCTCGAAGCGCGGGACCTCTCGTCGTCGCGTCCCGCCGCGCAGGCTCCGGGTTCGGTCTTGTCCGCCCCATCAACGCAGGAAATGGCCTCCACGGATTCGTGGCGGCCCACGGAGCCGGAGCCTCCCAAGGACCCGTGGGCCTTGAGCGTGGCTCGCGGTCCCTCCGCGTCCGAACAGCGTGCCCTCGACAAGGCCCGCGAGGCCACTGAAGCCGCGCGACGGGCCGCACCTGCCTCCGTGCCCGCGAAGGTGGAAGGCCCGGCGGCTCCGAGCACTCCGCCCGCGAAGACGCAGGCCGTGAAGTCCCCACCCGCCGAGCCCGCGAAGGCGGCCCCGAAAGCACCGGAGCCCCAGCCCTCGGGCTCCAAGTCCTCCTCCAAGTCCCGGCCCTCGCGCCGTGGACGGAAGTGA